One part of the Olleya sp. YS genome encodes these proteins:
- a CDS encoding RNA methyltransferase — protein MRKLKNSELDRLSIDDFKTAKKTPIIVVLDNIRSLNNIGSVFRTSDAFLVEKIYLCGITATPPHKDIHKTALGSTDTVAWEYVENTLDLVKKLKSNNITVCSIEQAENATMLDDFKVEANQKYALVFGNEVKGVAQDVVTESDVVIEIPQFGTKHSLNISVSCGVVVWDVFSKLKNF, from the coding sequence ATGAGAAAACTAAAAAACAGCGAACTAGACAGACTAAGTATTGATGATTTTAAAACCGCTAAAAAAACACCAATAATTGTTGTTTTAGACAACATTAGAAGTTTAAATAATATTGGAAGCGTGTTTAGAACTAGTGATGCGTTTTTAGTTGAAAAAATTTACCTCTGCGGAATTACAGCAACGCCTCCACATAAAGACATCCATAAAACCGCTTTAGGAAGCACAGATACGGTTGCATGGGAATATGTTGAAAATACTTTGGATTTAGTTAAAAAGTTGAAATCTAACAACATAACTGTTTGTTCTATTGAGCAAGCTGAAAACGCTACGATGCTAGATGACTTTAAAGTTGAAGCTAATCAAAAATACGCTTTAGTTTTTGGTAACGAAGTTAAAGGTGTCGCACAAGATGTGGTTACTGAAAGTGATGTTGTGATTGAAATCCCTCAGTTTGGAACTAAGCACTCACTTAATATTAGTGTGAGTTGTGGTGTAGTGGTTTGGGATGTGTTTAGTAAGTTGAAAAACTTTTAA
- a CDS encoding GyrI-like domain-containing protein, whose product MTPKIIQSKAILIVGLKDNLTFMTNAQGTANLARQFMPRRHEVLNRVGTQKFSIQMYDEFNLKDMTPHTEYVKWVGVEVSSFETIPEGLETLTIKEGNYAVFNYKGKPEGFLEAWQFIHTNWLPNSEYVLDNRPHFEKLPEDYYPSNPITEEEIWVPIK is encoded by the coding sequence ATGACGCCTAAAATTATACAATCAAAAGCTATTTTAATAGTTGGTTTAAAAGACAACTTGACTTTTATGACCAATGCTCAAGGCACAGCTAATCTAGCAAGACAATTTATGCCTAGACGTCATGAGGTTTTAAATCGTGTTGGTACACAAAAATTCTCTATTCAAATGTATGATGAGTTTAATTTAAAAGACATGACACCACATACAGAATACGTAAAATGGGTTGGAGTAGAAGTGTCAAGTTTTGAAACTATTCCTGAAGGTTTGGAAACGCTAACGATTAAAGAAGGGAATTACGCAGTATTTAATTACAAAGGAAAGCCAGAAGGGTTTTTAGAAGCTTGGCAATTTATTCATACTAATTGGTTGCCAAATTCAGAATATGTGTTAGATAACAGACCGCATTTTGAAAAATTACCTGAAGACTATTATCCTTCAAACCCAATAACTGAAGAGGAGATTTGGGTGCCTATTAAATAA
- the folK gene encoding 2-amino-4-hydroxy-6-hydroxymethyldihydropteridine diphosphokinase, whose translation MIDQKTVYIALGSNKGDKFKNLQHAVDAVFKHIGNVISIAKVYQSPAFGFEGDDFLNTCIAIKTTLKPKKVLTKLLQIEKDLGRSPKQADGYESRIIDLDIIFYDEEQLDEKNLIIPHPEAHKRRFVLEPLNLIASKFEHPTFNKTVETLLEECEDKSVLEPVKIWLKNPSKQFDFSKHNYIAIEGNIGAGKTSLATQIAEDFNAKLVLERFADNPFLPKFYKEPQRYAFTLEMSFLADRYQQITDDLGQLDLFKDFIVSDYDVFKSLIFSKITLQPDEFKLYRKLFYLMYKDIAKPDLYVYLYQNTERLQANIKKRGRKYESEIEDDYLEKINAGYLDFLKSQTEFNVKIIDISDRDFVKNRSDYLWLLNQICTNDA comes from the coding sequence ATGATTGACCAAAAAACCGTTTACATAGCATTAGGAAGTAATAAAGGTGATAAGTTTAAAAACTTACAACACGCTGTAGATGCTGTTTTTAAACACATTGGTAATGTTATAAGCATTGCAAAAGTCTATCAAAGCCCAGCATTTGGGTTTGAAGGTGACGACTTTTTAAATACTTGTATTGCTATAAAAACAACACTTAAACCAAAAAAAGTGTTGACTAAATTATTGCAAATTGAAAAAGACTTAGGACGTTCACCCAAGCAAGCAGATGGTTATGAATCCAGAATAATAGATTTAGATATTATTTTTTATGATGAAGAACAGCTAGACGAAAAAAATCTAATTATCCCGCATCCTGAAGCACACAAACGTCGATTTGTATTAGAGCCTCTAAATTTAATTGCAAGTAAATTTGAGCATCCCACATTTAATAAAACAGTAGAAACCCTTTTAGAGGAGTGTGAAGACAAAAGTGTTTTAGAACCGGTTAAAATTTGGTTGAAAAACCCGAGTAAACAATTTGATTTTTCAAAACATAATTACATTGCTATTGAAGGTAATATTGGTGCAGGAAAAACAAGTTTAGCGACTCAAATAGCTGAAGATTTTAATGCCAAATTGGTGCTAGAGCGTTTTGCAGACAACCCATTTTTGCCAAAATTTTATAAAGAGCCTCAACGCTATGCGTTTACTTTAGAGATGTCTTTTTTGGCAGATCGTTATCAGCAAATCACAGACGATTTAGGGCAACTAGATTTATTTAAAGATTTTATTGTTAGTGATTATGATGTGTTTAAATCGTTGATTTTTTCTAAAATCACATTACAACCAGACGAGTTTAAATTGTACAGAAAGCTATTCTATTTAATGTATAAAGACATTGCAAAGCCAGATTTGTACGTGTATTTATATCAAAATACAGAGCGTTTGCAGGCCAATATAAAAAAGCGTGGACGTAAATACGAAAGCGAAATTGAAGACGATTATCTTGAAAAAATTAACGCTGGTTATTTGGACTTTTTAAAAAGCCAAACCGAGTTTAATGTTAAGATTATAGATATTTCGGATAGAGATTTTGTCAAAAATCGATCAGATTATTTATGGTTATTAAATCAAATTTGTACAAATGACGCCTAA
- a CDS encoding queuosine precursor transporter translates to MTLKDKLAAQKIYLFLGALFITALVVSNLIFQKFFYWHPFDIEIFNTKLFEISVGILPYPITFLITDLISEIYGKKRANQIVVAGIFASVFSLLIIYTANTVSATSWSPVDDSLFTTVFGNTIIAVFASMMAYLLAQLVDIQIYHFWKSLTKGKHLWLRNNFSTFLSQFVDTFSVLFLLCSFGEIPWDKFTGLLISGFIFKVLIAILDTPFLYLGVYLFRQRFNLKVNEELQLL, encoded by the coding sequence ATGACACTAAAAGACAAACTAGCTGCACAAAAAATTTACTTGTTTTTAGGCGCACTTTTTATAACTGCATTGGTGGTTTCTAATCTTATTTTTCAGAAATTCTTTTATTGGCACCCTTTTGACATTGAGATTTTTAATACTAAATTATTTGAAATTTCAGTAGGTATTCTACCCTATCCAATTACCTTTTTAATCACCGATTTAATTAGTGAAATTTATGGTAAAAAACGTGCTAATCAAATTGTTGTTGCTGGAATTTTCGCTTCTGTATTTTCACTTTTAATTATTTATACTGCTAATACAGTTTCTGCAACATCGTGGTCGCCTGTTGACGATAGTTTGTTTACTACCGTATTTGGCAACACCATTATTGCAGTTTTTGCTAGTATGATGGCCTATTTGTTAGCACAATTGGTAGATATTCAAATTTATCATTTCTGGAAAAGCTTAACCAAAGGAAAACACTTATGGCTACGTAATAATTTCTCAACATTCTTGTCTCAATTTGTAGATACATTTTCTGTGCTATTTTTATTATGTTCTTTTGGAGAAATCCCATGGGATAAGTTTACAGGTTTACTCATTAGCGGGTTTATTTTTAAAGTTTTAATTGCCATTTTAGACACCCCCTTTTTATATTTAGGCGTCTATCTTTTTAGACAACGTTTTAATCTGAAAGTCAACGAAGAATTGCAATTACTATAG
- a CDS encoding AsmA-like C-terminal region-containing protein: protein MKKKLKIIGISLLILLTLLIASPFIFQSQIKDMVRRYINDNVNAKVTFDDVNLSFIRSFPQANVTLDNFMITNVAPFEKDTLAIAKLVSLDMSVKELFKNADEDPIIVNSVNIDQALVSLKTNINGDVNWNIAKENDSSSSEDNTQSEGFTFDIEDYTINNSAFNYLDESANTKFKITNLNHQGNGRFSGAVSELDTKTEANVTFSMDDIEYLSDNSIKLDALIDLDLPNNTYTFKENKGFVNDLPLEFKGYIKLIEAGQEIDVSFENPGSSFKDFLALIPKTYAKNLDNVNTTGNFKVSGLIKGEVTETKIPTLDINILSNNASFKFDNLPKRVENIIINAEVKNETGIADDTYIKLNTLNFKIDQDEFKSSATLKNLTKNILVNANLDGILNLGNLTKAYPVELNNELKGILKAKLNTSFDMNALETNAYERIKNNGTMSVSDFVFSSADIVNPINISNASINFNPGTITLDNFVATTGKTDLNATGTINNLLGFLLSDQKLKGDFKVISNIFVISDFMIEGGSNAPVNQSTEPATSLKIPAFLDCNITANVKTVHYDNLILRDVNGNLKIADEKAQLNNVTSSIFDGNLNLEGVVDTKTAKPTFSMNLGAKDFNIAQSFEDLNLLKALAPITKALQGKLNSSITLSGTLGDDFTPLLNTISGDAFAELLTTTFQPKNEQLFSLLESKLDFLDFSKLDLKDLKTKLSFTNGQVTVKPFDIKYKDIIMTINGSHTFSNTMNYQVVFDVPAKYLGSDVNKLINKINDPAVNNITIPVTATISGNTTQPKVQTDLTSGVKNLTNQLIEIEKQKLINKGKDKLTDVVGDILGGNKPKDSTSTQNNNTVKDVIGGILSGNNKPKDSTKTDSVKPKNQVKDVINGLFGKKNKKE, encoded by the coding sequence ATGAAAAAGAAACTAAAAATTATTGGAATTTCATTATTAATATTACTAACCTTATTGATTGCTAGTCCATTTATATTTCAGAGTCAAATCAAGGACATGGTTAGACGATATATCAATGACAATGTTAACGCTAAAGTCACCTTTGACGATGTAAATTTAAGCTTTATAAGAAGCTTTCCTCAAGCCAATGTTACGCTTGATAACTTTATGATTACTAATGTTGCACCTTTTGAAAAAGACACGCTTGCAATAGCAAAATTAGTATCATTAGATATGTCTGTAAAAGAACTGTTTAAAAATGCAGACGAAGATCCAATAATAGTCAATAGTGTGAATATTGATCAGGCATTAGTCAGTTTAAAAACCAATATTAATGGAGACGTAAATTGGAATATTGCAAAAGAAAATGACAGTTCGTCCTCAGAAGACAATACGCAAAGCGAAGGTTTTACCTTTGACATTGAAGATTATACCATCAATAATAGTGCTTTTAACTATTTAGACGAAAGTGCAAATACTAAATTTAAAATAACAAATTTAAATCATCAAGGTAATGGTCGATTCTCTGGAGCAGTATCGGAGTTGGATACAAAAACAGAAGCTAATGTTACATTTAGTATGGATGACATAGAATATTTAAGCGACAACAGTATAAAACTAGATGCCTTAATAGATTTGGATTTACCAAATAACACTTATACGTTTAAAGAAAACAAAGGTTTTGTTAACGATTTACCATTAGAGTTTAAAGGGTATATAAAATTGATTGAAGCAGGCCAAGAGATTGATGTTTCTTTTGAAAATCCAGGATCTTCTTTTAAAGACTTTTTAGCGTTAATCCCAAAAACTTATGCTAAAAATCTAGACAATGTTAATACAACTGGTAACTTTAAGGTTAGCGGTTTAATTAAAGGAGAGGTAACTGAAACTAAAATACCAACCTTAGACATCAACATTTTGTCTAATAATGCCTCTTTTAAGTTTGATAATTTACCTAAACGCGTAGAAAACATCATTATTAATGCAGAGGTGAAAAACGAAACTGGAATTGCAGATGATACTTATATCAAGCTTAACACACTAAATTTTAAGATTGATCAAGACGAATTTAAGAGCTCTGCAACCCTTAAAAACTTGACTAAAAACATTTTAGTTAACGCTAATTTAGATGGTATCTTAAATTTAGGAAACTTAACCAAAGCTTATCCAGTAGAATTAAATAACGAATTAAAAGGTATTTTAAAAGCAAAACTCAACACTAGCTTTGATATGAATGCGCTAGAAACTAATGCTTATGAGCGTATCAAAAATAACGGAACCATGAGTGTATCTGACTTTGTATTCTCTTCAGCAGACATTGTCAACCCTATTAATATTTCAAACGCCTCCATTAACTTTAATCCAGGTACAATAACCTTAGATAATTTTGTAGCAACAACTGGAAAAACAGATCTAAATGCAACTGGAACTATTAACAATTTACTTGGTTTTTTATTAAGTGACCAGAAATTAAAAGGTGATTTTAAAGTCATTTCCAACATCTTTGTGATTAGTGATTTTATGATTGAAGGTGGAAGCAATGCACCAGTTAATCAAAGTACAGAACCTGCAACCTCACTTAAAATTCCAGCATTTTTAGATTGTAATATCACTGCAAATGTCAAAACAGTACATTACGATAATTTAATTTTAAGAGATGTAAACGGAAATCTTAAAATTGCAGATGAAAAAGCACAGCTTAACAATGTTACCTCTAGTATTTTTGATGGTAATTTAAATCTTGAAGGTGTTGTAGATACAAAAACTGCAAAGCCTACATTTAGCATGAATTTAGGTGCAAAAGACTTTAACATAGCACAATCGTTTGAGGATTTAAATCTATTAAAAGCCTTGGCTCCAATCACAAAAGCATTACAAGGAAAACTAAACAGTAGTATTACTTTATCAGGCACATTGGGTGATGATTTTACACCGCTTTTAAATACTATTTCTGGTGACGCTTTTGCGGAATTACTAACAACAACATTTCAACCTAAAAATGAACAACTGTTCTCTTTATTAGAAAGTAAACTAGACTTTTTGGATTTTAGTAAACTAGATTTAAAAGACTTAAAAACAAAGCTTTCCTTTACTAATGGGCAAGTAACAGTAAAACCATTTGATATTAAATATAAAGATATAATAATGACAATTAATGGCTCTCATACGTTTAGCAATACTATGAATTATCAAGTAGTTTTTGATGTTCCAGCTAAGTATTTAGGAAGCGATGTCAATAAATTAATAAACAAAATTAATGATCCAGCTGTAAATAATATTACCATTCCAGTTACTGCAACTATTTCTGGTAACACTACGCAACCAAAAGTGCAAACCGATTTAACTAGTGGAGTTAAAAACTTAACCAATCAACTCATTGAAATTGAAAAACAAAAACTTATCAATAAAGGAAAAGACAAACTTACCGATGTTGTTGGTGATATTTTAGGAGGTAATAAACCAAAAGATTCTACTAGCACACAAAACAATAATACTGTTAAAGATGTCATTGGTGGTATTTTAAGCGGTAATAATAAACCTAAAGATTCTACTAAAACAGATAGTGTAAAACCAAAAAATCAAGTCAAAGACGTTATTAATGGTTTGTTTGGTAAAAAAAATAAAAAAGAATAG
- a CDS encoding RNA polymerase sigma factor RpoD/SigA, which produces MRQLKITKQVTNRESKSLDKYLQDISKLPMITAEEEVELAQKIREGCQKSLDLLTTANLRFVVSVAKQYQNQGLTLPDLINEGNAGLVKAAKRFDETRGFKFISYAVWWIRQAILSALAEQSRIVRLPLNKIGSINKIRKVTSHLEQINQRPPSASEIAKELDLTISDVKQSMKISSRHVSMDAPLKEGEDYSLYDLVSSNESPNPDMNLMRESLNTEIDRALETLTPRESDVIRLNFGLSNQPAMTLDEIGRTFDLTRERVRQIREKGIRRLRQTSKSKILKTYLG; this is translated from the coding sequence ATGAGGCAATTAAAAATTACTAAGCAAGTTACCAACCGCGAATCTAAATCCCTAGATAAATACTTACAAGACATTAGCAAACTTCCAATGATTACTGCAGAAGAGGAAGTTGAATTAGCTCAAAAAATTAGAGAAGGCTGTCAAAAATCTTTAGATTTATTGACGACTGCTAACTTACGTTTTGTTGTATCTGTCGCCAAACAATATCAAAATCAAGGTTTAACTTTACCAGATTTGATCAACGAAGGTAATGCAGGATTAGTAAAAGCTGCTAAACGATTTGATGAGACTAGAGGATTTAAATTTATATCCTATGCAGTTTGGTGGATCAGGCAAGCTATTTTATCTGCTTTAGCAGAGCAATCTAGGATTGTTAGATTACCATTAAACAAGATTGGGTCTATTAACAAAATTAGAAAAGTAACGTCGCATTTAGAGCAAATTAATCAAAGACCTCCAAGTGCTTCAGAAATTGCTAAAGAATTAGACTTGACTATTAGTGATGTTAAACAATCTATGAAAATTTCTAGTAGACATGTCTCCATGGATGCACCTTTAAAAGAAGGTGAGGATTATAGTTTATACGATTTAGTAAGTTCAAACGAGTCACCTAATCCAGACATGAATTTAATGCGTGAGTCATTAAACACAGAGATTGATCGTGCTTTGGAAACCTTAACACCAAGAGAAAGCGATGTGATTAGACTTAATTTTGGATTAAGTAATCAACCAGCAATGACTTTAGATGAGATTGGTAGAACCTTTGATTTAACTCGTGAACGTGTAAGACAAATTAGAGAAAAAGGTATAAGACGCTTACGTCAAACTTCAAAAAGTAAAATATTAAAAACGTATTTAGGGTAA
- the rpsU gene encoding 30S ribosomal protein S21 encodes MLRIEIKEGENIERALKRYKRKHRNVKVMQNLREKQYFTKPSVSRRRQIQKAEYIQGLRDAENI; translated from the coding sequence ATGTTAAGAATTGAAATAAAAGAAGGTGAAAACATAGAACGTGCTCTAAAACGTTACAAGCGTAAGCACAGAAACGTTAAAGTAATGCAGAACTTAAGAGAGAAGCAATACTTTACTAAGCCATCAGTAAGTAGAAGAAGACAAATACAAAAAGCTGAATATATTCAAGGTCTAAGAGACGCAGAAAATATATAA
- the murI gene encoding glutamate racemase: MSKQPIGIFDSGVGGTSIWKAIHALLPNENTIYLADSINAPYGPKGKDAIIALSEKNTEYLLNQNCKLIVVACNTATTNAIAHLRETYDVPFIGIEPAIKPAALQTKTKTIGILATKGTLSSELFHNTSQLYSNDITVVEQEGEGIVQLIENGQINSFKMKELLTTYLKPMLEANIDYLVLGCTHYPYLIPQLIELLPKQVKIIDSGEAVAKQTKTILEQHDLLNTLKVKPSLKFFSNANPKVMQDLLDNKYNVDYLKF, encoded by the coding sequence ATGAGTAAACAACCCATTGGGATTTTCGATTCAGGAGTAGGTGGTACATCTATTTGGAAAGCCATACACGCTTTGTTACCCAACGAGAACACTATTTATCTTGCAGATAGTATTAATGCGCCTTATGGACCTAAAGGTAAAGACGCCATAATCGCACTTTCTGAAAAAAATACTGAGTATTTACTTAATCAAAATTGTAAGCTTATTGTTGTGGCTTGTAATACTGCAACAACTAATGCAATAGCACATTTAAGAGAAACCTATGATGTACCTTTTATTGGTATTGAACCTGCAATAAAACCTGCTGCATTACAAACTAAAACAAAAACTATAGGAATTTTAGCAACTAAAGGAACGTTAAGTAGTGAGTTGTTTCATAATACCTCACAACTATATAGCAATGATATTACAGTGGTAGAACAAGAAGGAGAAGGCATTGTTCAGTTAATTGAAAATGGTCAAATTAATTCTTTTAAAATGAAAGAGTTATTAACCACTTATTTAAAACCAATGTTAGAAGCCAATATTGATTATTTGGTATTAGGATGCACGCATTATCCTTACTTAATTCCTCAGTTAATAGAACTGCTACCCAAACAAGTTAAGATTATCGATTCTGGTGAAGCAGTTGCCAAACAAACCAAAACTATCTTAGAACAACATGATTTATTAAATACGTTGAAGGTTAAACCTAGTTTAAAGTTTTTCTCAAATGCAAATCCAAAAGTCATGCAGGACTTATTAGATAATAAATATAATGTAGACTATTTAAAGTTTTAA
- a CDS encoding OmpH family outer membrane protein: protein MKQFKTLLFAAALFIGATSLTHAQTKVAHINTTELVASMPEMKAAQAEMDQMGKTYQADIEEMVNEYQAKAKQYEAEAATKTNEQNQQRGEELAQMQQSIRQFQADAQQKLQQKELDLLKPITDKAKAAILKVGKAQGYNYVLDSSQGSGVIMAEGKDLLTDVQKELGF, encoded by the coding sequence ATGAAACAATTCAAAACACTTTTATTTGCTGCAGCATTATTTATTGGAGCGACAAGTTTAACTCATGCTCAAACAAAAGTAGCCCACATTAATACTACAGAACTTGTAGCATCTATGCCAGAAATGAAAGCTGCACAAGCAGAAATGGATCAAATGGGTAAAACCTACCAAGCTGATATAGAAGAGATGGTAAACGAATATCAAGCTAAAGCAAAGCAATACGAAGCGGAAGCTGCAACTAAAACTAACGAGCAAAACCAACAACGTGGTGAGGAGTTAGCACAAATGCAACAAAGTATCCGTCAGTTTCAAGCAGATGCTCAACAAAAACTTCAGCAAAAAGAATTAGACTTACTTAAGCCTATTACAGATAAAGCTAAAGCAGCTATTTTAAAAGTTGGTAAAGCACAAGGTTACAACTATGTATTAGATTCGTCTCAAGGATCTGGTGTTATCATGGCAGAAGGTAAAGACCTATTAACTGATGTACAAAAAGAATTAGGATTTTAA
- a CDS encoding OmpH family outer membrane protein yields the protein MKLKVLIVLVMLAAGFTANAQRGVRIGYIDTEYILENIPEYTEATNQLESKVQKWKNEIEGKLNDVKLKREALNNEKALLTKELIEEREEDIIFEEKEILDYQQKRFGPNGDLMIQKRQLMQPVQDQIFQAVQDIAKAKKYDFVFDKSADVVMLYSAERFDMSDQVIRTISRASKRNQAKNKSERKKAKEEDVVVEINEEQEARQKALDDKKAERAAATEARKKEILDAREAKKKEAAERRAKILEERAKAREEKLKERNKGNKEEDEQPVSFDENESTKQQETPKTREQILEERRQKKLADREARKKELEAKKQKILEDRKKAKEEKESTEDEDN from the coding sequence ATGAAATTAAAAGTTCTTATTGTATTGGTGATGCTTGCAGCAGGCTTTACTGCTAATGCCCAACGTGGAGTTAGAATTGGTTACATAGACACAGAATATATTTTAGAAAACATTCCAGAATATACAGAAGCTACAAACCAACTAGAAAGTAAGGTTCAAAAATGGAAAAATGAGATAGAAGGTAAACTTAATGATGTCAAGTTAAAACGTGAAGCATTAAATAATGAAAAGGCGCTATTAACTAAAGAGTTAATAGAAGAGCGAGAAGAAGATATCATTTTTGAAGAAAAAGAAATATTAGATTACCAACAAAAACGCTTTGGTCCTAATGGAGATTTAATGATTCAGAAAAGGCAATTAATGCAACCTGTTCAAGATCAAATTTTTCAAGCAGTACAAGATATTGCTAAAGCCAAAAAATATGATTTTGTTTTTGACAAATCAGCAGATGTCGTGATGTTATATTCTGCAGAGCGATTTGATATGAGTGACCAAGTGATTAGAACCATATCAAGAGCGTCTAAACGTAATCAAGCAAAAAACAAATCAGAACGTAAAAAAGCCAAAGAAGAAGACGTAGTTGTTGAGATAAATGAAGAACAAGAAGCACGTCAAAAGGCATTAGACGATAAAAAAGCAGAAAGAGCAGCTGCAACCGAAGCTAGAAAAAAAGAAATTTTAGATGCTAGAGAAGCTAAGAAGAAAGAAGCTGCGGAAAGAAGAGCAAAGATATTGGAAGAGCGAGCAAAAGCTAGAGAAGAAAAATTAAAAGAAAGAAATAAAGGTAATAAGGAGGAAGATGAACAGCCAGTTTCTTTTGATGAAAACGAAAGCACTAAGCAACAAGAAACTCCTAAAACAAGAGAGCAAATTTTAGAAGAAAGAAGACAAAAAAAATTAGCAGATAGAGAAGCAAGAAAAAAAGAACTTGAAGCTAAAAAACAAAAAATCTTAGAAGACCGTAAGAAAGCTAAAGAAGAAAAAGAGAGCACAGAAGACGAAGATAACTAA